ATCCGTGGTGGGAGGAGGGTGCCAAAGTGCATTCTGGTCCATGCTGGGACCTACTGGCCTCCTCCCGCCGCGAAGAGCCAGGGCACAGCATGGCGTGGCTAATGCTTGGCTATGTCCCCCTTCTTGAGGATGATCTGCCGCTGCCAGGGTGCCAGCTTTGTCTCATCGTACCCGAGAGTCCTTAGCTTTTCCGactgctccttctccttctcctcctcctcccgttTCAGCTTTTCTTGCTCTTTCCTGCTTGGCAGTGGAAGGCACAGGACACTTTGGTCACCAGAGCCACCAGTGCCATTGTGCCCACTCACTCGCCCAGGGAAGGGGCTTGCGGCACTCACCGTTTCTGCTCCCtgcaaaggcaaagcaaagagcTGGGTTAGCAGAGCACGggagcagccagctggcagtgccacgCTCCCCGGCCCTGGCtcacctctcctcctccagcttcttgCGCAGGAtgtccctcctccaggctggcaTGCTGGCCAGGCGcgcctcttcctccttctcctgcaacAGACACCTGCGTTacctgcactgctgggagcCCGCCGTTGCTGCCGGCACCACGGGGCAGCGGCATCgccccagagcatggcactacatctcagcacagcactggcagGGGCTTGCCAACATCATTGCCCCATTGCCCCTCGCTGCCCGCCTtctggcagcagagggaggaggaaggagtgcGCGGCGTGGCCAGCCCTTCGCAGCACACCACAGCTTTATTGCAACGACACGCGGGAGCCCACGCTGCCCCGGCACCGCAAACGCCACACCGGaggggagcacagccctggtgcTACACCCCCCGCAcaacacacagccacagcaagcGGCACACTGCAACCTCGGCCTGCGGCCACGCGAACCAACACCGAACCCTCACCGAGCAGAGCCACGGCACTACCAGAGCCACAGCGGCGGCTGGGCACACCTGGGCGCCGGGTCCTGCTGTTCCCGGCTGCCCtcagagcctgctcccagccaacCCCGCACcgcactgctggcacagcctgcagcaccctgccGGGCTCAGGTGTCGGACAtctccacctccttctccttccagaAGGAGAAGCTGCGGTCAATGAAGCGGCAGACGTCCTCCTCGCTGAACTcgcccagctccagcactggcaCCGGCACAGGCACTGCCGCCCCCTCGCTTTCTGCCGCTGTGGGAAAGGACTCTTGCGAGCTGTCTGCCACTGCAGTGGGGCTGTCCCCGAAAAACTCCTGCACAAGGTCCTCAAAGCCATCGAGCCAGTGGCAGTGGCCAGCCTCCACCCTCTCTAGAGCAGCACGATGGAAACGGCGGACGCGGTGCCAGCTGTGTCTGCCCAGTCGGTCGAACATCTCGTAGCAAAGGAGGTGGCGGAAGCGTCGTTCCTCGGTGCTGAGTGGCATCTCCAGGAGCTGGAAGTAGCCCAGCATGAAGAGGTCGAGCGGGAGGCTGTCGTGGGGCATGGGCGAGCCGCCGACGTGGGGCAGGAAGTGCTGGGGCCAGTATAGCACCGTGGCACGGCTCAGTCGCCGGATCTGCCGCCCTGGCACCCGGCGGGCGATGCTCCTCCAGcgagccagcagctgcctcgcCGCTGGCCGCTGCCTTCCCAGCTGCCGTGACCGCTCCACCTCGGGCACCAGTGCCTGTGCCCGCTTCTTCCAGTAGTCCAGGAAGAGGCAGACAGCGCGTTCCTTGTGTGCCTCTGCACGCTCTTGCAGGTTGCTTGATTCTGGCTGTGCCAGTCGGCTGCGCTGTGGTGCCCCATCCCCATACTCCTCTTCCAGGACAGGCTGGCGGGCATTGCCAGGGGTTTGTGCCCGCTTGCGTTTGGTGACCCTGGAGAGGGGCGTGGGGGATCCTCCTGGCCCCTCATAGTTGGCCTTGAGGTTGCGGACAGACACGCCACAGCCCAGGATCTCACGTCGGGCATCGTGGTGGGTGCGAGGGCTGCCCACCGTCCCCACAGCCTCCCGGCCCTCCTGGACTCCCAGGGTGGCTGGCAGCGTAGCCGGGCTCCTCGGCagtgtgcagggctggctgcctcGGGCAGGTGGTTCCTTGCGGGCGAGGGCAAAGCACTGGGGCAAGGGGTCAGCGGACAGCACTGGGAGCGgtggcagctcctcctccagccacccTGGCTGGGCCTCTTGCATCACCCGCaggctccccagctgcctctccagGTACCGCACGTCCTCCTCCCACATCGGCTGCCCGGTGGGTCCCGGGGTGCCCTTGCGGGCGGGTGGCCTGCGCTGACACAGCGGCAGCGAGTAGCTCCCGGGCTGTGGCGGGAAAGAGGGCAAAGGGGCTCTTGAAGCTGCACCGCATGCACTCTGTGCCGCCGCTGCCATGCACAACACCCCTGCATGCAGGTGAGGTGGTCCTTTCTCAAGGCCACGAACAGGGGACGATGCCACACATGCCATCTCGCCAGGTCCGGAGCTGCTGGGCCTCGCCCGCGCCACGCTCGCTGCCACAGCACGAAGGATGCCCCTACCTTACGccgctgctcctcctcctcctgcatgcGGAGCTGCAGCTTGCGCACCATCACCTGCCGCTTCCACTCGGGGATGGGCCGGCCCTGCTCATCGTGGCTCGGCACCAGTGCTTCCACCTCCGCTGCTGCCCCCGCACCCGCCGCTGACACCGGTGAACTTCCATTCAGCACCGGCTCTGGCGAGCCGCCTGCTAGGCAGCGCGGCGGCCCAGCTGCCTCGGGGGTGGCCGGCGGGGTGGGCGTTCTGGTGGGTGATGGGGAGGACACCGGCGACTCTGCCTatagaggaaggagggagggtaGTGGGTGTCCACTGTGCCAAGCTGCGACCAaacaccagctcctctgccccccgTCACCACATACATTGGCCCCTGCCTGGCCGCTGCCGGAGAAGACGGTGGTGAAGCCTTTGCTTTGCGGTGTCGGCTTGAGGCTCTTCCCAGCTTTgatctcagccagcagctccgaGTTGTCACCAGTAGGGGACATCATGTTGAAGGACTTGGTGCCtgaggggaggcagggagggcagtaAAGACCCTTTCATCGGCAGCCCCCCACCCCTTGCTGCCCCAAAAGCATAGGGGTGATTGTCTGACTGTCCCCAAACCTAGGAGCCCCTGCGACCACCATTGGAACTCTCCGGGTCCATGGAACCAGCACCCTGACACCCAGTCCCCTGGGTCCATGGGACCTTGCTACAccagcaccctggcacccaTCTCACTGGGTCCATAGGAACAACACCCAAATCCTCAAGTCCACGGGACCTCACTGGAGCAGCACCCCAGCAGCCATCAACCTGGCACCCTAGCTCCATGAGGACAGCACCCCAATACCCAGTGTCCTATGTCCATGgaaccctgctggagcagctctgagtgcCACCTACCCCGCAGCACTGTCCTGTCACCGCAGTGACCTGGTGTGGAGGGACAGTTCTGTGGATAGTGCAGCCCCAGTGCGGCAGGGCAGCCCTGTGCCACCTCATCAGGAGCCCCGGACCTGCCACGCTCCCCCACAGTCCCTGGCAAGAACACACAAACAGCCTGAACCAGTCCCGAGCCCCAGAGGCTGCACGGCACCAGCACTGGGGCACAGCAGCGCCTCTGAGGATGCCCTCACCGCCCGCCCCGCGCGCACCCACCGTCCATGCCAGCCATGTGTGAGTCCCTAACGGCCCATTGTGCTGTGCCAAAGCAGAGCCCCCTCCCCGCCGCCGGCGCCCGCAGCTCGCCCCGCTCTGCTGCGCCGTGCCGGGGCCAGACGGCAGCGGGTGCTGAGGGGCCAGCGGGGTGCCCGTGCTGCCATCCAGCGCCGGCTGAGACCCCTTAGCCCCAGGAGCCGGCGCTAATAAAGCAGGCGCTGAGCAGCGGCCAAGCCTGCCGGTGGCGATCAGCAGCGGGGGAGCGGCCGCTGCGCTCACGTGGCGGGGTCACGCCGGCCGGCTGAGCCCAGACAAAGATCCTCTGTGTCCAAGCCTGGCAGTGGGGCCACGCGGGCCACGGGGGGCGTGGGGCCCCGTCCGCTTGCctagccctgccagccctggatCGGCGCTTGGGGCACCCACATGGCACACGGGCCTGGCGATGCAGCAGCAAGGggttggcaggcaggagggctgtgggcagttggcagcacagaggctgcCGATGCCCCGTGGCTTTGGGCAGGACCGTGCTGAGCTAGGTTCCTCCATCTGTGCCCCATGGCAGGGCACCCCCTGAGCAGGAGTGTGGGGCGCTGGTACTTACTCTTCATCTGCCTGAGCGCCTTTCCTCCTAGGGGGAGAAGCAGAGAGGCGGCGCAGGACGCGCGGCAGAGGAAGGATTTGGCCACCGCGAgacaagagagaagagaagcggccagcagtgagagcaggcGGGGGCGGGCGGGCATGGGGGCCCCCGCGCCGACACCGGAGGAGAGAAGGACAGAGAGGCTATCAGGAGCCGTGCGGCCACAGAGCCGCAGGAGGACATGCGCCAGGATGGCCGATGCCACAGTGCAGCTGATAGGATGATGCCCAGGAttgctccctgtgcccacccagTATCCCGCCACTTACTTCccgtggaggaggaggagcggcGGGGGCCAGCAGGGGTCTCGGCCAGTGGGGGTGGCGGTGGTGGGCAGCCAGCATCAGGcagtggaggaggtggtggtggtggcggcagctcagtgccaggcttGCTCTCCCCATTGCGCATGGTATCCGTTGAGATGGGTGATGCCTGGAAGAGAGCACGGGCAGGCGTCgcctggagcagtgctgctgagccacgTGCTGGCTCTGGGTGCGAGGCTGGGCGCTCACCTCCTCGCTGTGCGCCATTCGCCGCGGGCCAGGCTGCTCCCCCACGCCGTGTCCCAGTTGCTTGTAGTAGTCGCCGGTGCTCGGCTGCTTGCCGAAGTTCCTCGATCTCCTGGTGGAATCGGCCCTGCGCAGGCCCTCGGGGCTGCTCTCGCGCGATGCCAGCTGTAATGGGGAGTGCATCTCAGTGCGGCAGTGCCCAGGGTGGCCATGGGGCAGAGCCGTGGTGGAGCAAGCCTGTGATAGTGGTGGGCTGTGAGGCAGATGCCAGGGTTGGAATATGGCAGGCACATGCTTCAGGGGTCCACTTGGCATCAGGCTGCACCAGAGGCTGCATGCTGGggtggcagcctgtgccatcaGTACCTGGCACCGTGACCCCATAGCCTGTGTCCAGAAGTGTGGCCGAGCCTCTCCCGGGATAACACCCTGGGAACAGAGTGCGGAGCCCCGGCCCCACGGATTACCGGGAGCTTATCCCGCGCGGGGCTGAGGCCCAGTTCCAAACTCTTTCTGAACAGTGCTCTCAGGCAGTGCAGCCTCGGCTCACCCCGGCACATACCACAGCGGCTTTGCAGGTCGTGCTGACGAGAGCTGGCACTGTAGGGAGCTGTGCCCGCTCCCCGGGTCCGGGGTGCCGCAGTGGCACAGCTCCACTCCCCACCTCGGGGCCTCTCCATTTGCATTTCCCGGTGCGCCACCTCCGCGTGTGGCATTTGCACAAGTCTCGGTGCTCGCCACTGCCACCAGCCTCAGCTAAGTCAACAAGCACCAGCTTGGTgcttcctgctccagctgctgtgggctctgtgccaagcccagctccagcagccctaGCCCTGGTCTAACGCGAGTATCTGTGCCACACAGTCCCCCTGAATAGGGCACCAGCACCGCTCTGGCATCGGGATGGCACATCTGCACTTCCCCAGagctttccagctctgcagccccaggcaAGGCCACTCATCAGCCTCGTAAGTGCTAACAAGCCAGGGCCAGGCACAACGAACAAAATGGGGTCCTGAGCCCTGCATGGGCCCAGCACACACTACTGTGCTGAGCCCCCCATCCCATACACCACCATCCTCACCACACTGGGCTCTGCCAGTACGCAGCCATGACCCATTCTGCCATCCCTGGTGGGCTCATGAGAGTCATGGTAGGGGGTCGGGGTGGCCCAGAGCCCACTACATCCCTATGCCTCCCGCGGCCCGTTCCGGGGGGCTGCACCCCTCTTACCTGTGCACGCCCGGCTGAGCcctctcagctgctggcagcactggcagtGCTACCTGACACCTGCAGCGCAGGCGACACCGGAGCCGACCGCTCGGGTTACAGCCTGCGCAGCCGCCCACGCCCAGCTTGGTGTGGTGCCGGCGGCACCGCCAAGGCCACgtgggcacagctgtgccagccgGCCACGCGCCAGTCTGTGTGGTGCTGCCAGGTGAGGTGATGCATCTGGACTGCCCAGTACCATGTCGGCACAAGAGCACAGCTGGCTTCGACTTGCTGTACCCTCACCTCCCGTTGCACCCTGTCCCCTGGTGCCTGCCAACATTGTGAGCACATGGGCTCAAGCCGGGGCTGGCCCCTCCCAGAGCTGTCAAGAGCTACTGTCTCCCCACGGGAGATCGGTGCCTAGTGGCATGTGCCCCCCAGATGGCACATCCGCTGGGCCAGCGGCAGGTGCATGGGCCGTGGTGCTCGGGCCGTACCTCTCGGCGCAGCGCCTGGCTCTCCACGTGCCGCAGGTTGTTCTTGGCCCGCACGTAGATATCGGCGGTGTAGGGTGCAGCAGAGGGCGTGGGTGCAGGGTAGCCGGGGGGCGGCGGGGGCAGTCGGGCAGTAGGGGGTGGGGGCGGTGGGGGAGGGAAGGCggggggtggaggtggagggGAGCCCTCGCCTGCCGACCCCCGGCCCCGTGGCCGCGTCTCAGGGTCCAGCATGTCCATGTAGGCCTGCATGTCCGCCAGCGCCGGCTCGGGCACCCCTGCGCAGGGCAGGGGGTCAGCAGGGGCTGGCTCCACGGGCCCTACCCCacaccccccagccctgcactcaCGGGCAGCAGGGCCCCCCCCGGGGCCGCCCCTCTTCTCCCCGGTGCTGGACTGGCTGGAGTGGCAGGAGTCGTAGTTGGAGAGGGTGCTGGCGGGGGAGCCCACCTCAAAGCGTGCCTGGGGCACCGATGCTGTCGTGTTGGGCGACGACATGCCCGAGTCGGGCTGCCGGTACTCCCCGTCCGCCGAGGGGTCTCGTGACAGCACACGGTGCTCCACGCTCTGCTGGCAAAGCCGTGCGGTCAGGCGTTGGGGTGGGAGCAATGGGGCTTCCACACACCCCACAAGGTGCCCACATGCCcggctgcagggtgctgctgtacCATGTTCTCCACGGTGCGCAGGTATTGGGCGCAGTGGCTGTGGCCGTTGTAGTCAGCGAGGTCGGCTGCCGTGTAGCCATCCTGGTCACGGACGCTGAGGtcggcaccattcaccaccaggaTCTGGCAGCACTGAGGAGAGGTGGAGTGTGTGGGTAAGCCCAGAGGGCATCCCCCATCTGCTCTGGCACCCCACTAGCCACTGGCACCCACCTCCAACTCGCCGTTCTCAGCAGCATCGTGCAGTGGCGTGCCACCCCAGCTGTCGGCAGTTATCTCTCCAccgtgcagcagcagccagctcagcaccTTGGCGTGGCCACGGCTGGCGGCGAAGTGCATGGCTGTGGCCCCCTCAGCGTCCCGCTCTGACAGGCTCACCGTCGTGAAGCTCATCTGCACAAGCAGACGGGCTGAATGCTGGCACCGGGCACCCCACACCGTGACACCAGACCGTGCCCAGTCATTGCTTACCAGCCAGACGATGACAGTGTTGTGGCCCATCTGGGCAGCGGCGTGCAGTGGGGTCATGCCGTCATGGGCACGTGCATGAGGATCAGCCCCGCAGTCCTGCACCaggtactggatgatctccaggtgGCCCTCCTGGCAGGCGAGGTACAGAGGGGTGGCCCCCGTCTTGGTCTGGGCACTCAGCGTGCTGCAAGCGGGGCACAGCGCCCGTCacctgcagccaccactgccagcagtgCACTGGGATGGGTGGGCACAGGGTTGTGGGGATATGAGGACATGTGGGAGCATAGGGTGGATGCAGGGGCATAGGAGATACactgggggcaggcagggcagtgccagagcctggctgagtggGCAGTGTGGGCCAGCAGCCACCCACCCTGCGGCTCTCAATGGGTCCCTGCACGGTGGCGGGAGGTCACTAAGTTAATCAGCCTGCTTAGGCTAAGCTCCTTCCTCCGGCTGTTTTTGGACACTGCAATTTAGCAGTATTTTAAATAAGCCTCTTAGGCAGCACCGGCcatgggggagcaggcagggaaaggCCGACGTGCACCATGGCCCTGCTGAGCCCCACTGCCCACTGCCAGCACCGCTGTTTGGCATGGGCATCCCCGTGCCAGCCCTGTGGACTTTGATCTCCCCACACCCTGTATATCCCAAATCAGATAGCCTGCATACCACATCCTAAATCCTGCATCCCACATCTCCACATTCCTATATCCCACACCCTGCATCCCGCATCCCTGCCGCAGGAAACTGTTTTATTAAGAGCTCCGTAAACAAACCTGTTGAATATTTAAAAGAGGAAGAGCAATAAATACTGGGGCCCCTTATCGCAGCGATCGCGGGCCCTTAATAATTGATTCCTGTAACCGTGAGACGAGCTGCAGCCAGCGCTGCCTTCCCACCGTGCTGTGGCGCAGGGCAGTGCCGCAGTGCCAGGTCGGCACATTACTGGGCACTCCCCAAGCAGGATCTGGGACAGTAGCAGGCTGTGCCGGAGCGTGAAGAGCGACAGACACTTGGGCACTTAGCCCCCTATGGCCGTTTCCCATTAATCGGGAAAGGGTTAAGCCACTTGGGGAGCGCCGGTAAACTGCTTTGCCAGATGGCCAGGACCCCACGCCGTGCAACCGGCTGCTGGGGACCCCGCAGGGCCTGTGCGAAGGTGGCCCGGGAGCGCCAGCAACCCGCGGCGACATCTGGGGTTGGGTTTCGTGGATGTAACGGAGCCTCCGGGCGGACGCGAGGCCGGGAACGGGGCCAGCCCTAAATAATTCAAGGGGAAGGCGGCAACGGCGGCAGAGCGACCCCGGCGTGAAGCGTGAAAGCCAGCGCTGGAGGGCGGCAGTCAGCGCCGCACCGGGGCCGGCACCGCGGGCACCGAGCAGGAGCTGCGGCCGGGCCCAGGCCGGGCTGAGGGCTACAGGGGTTGATGCCCACAGAGCCCAGGGCTGAGCTGTCGCCCGGGGAAGGGAATAAAGAAACTGAGGCTTGGGCTGGGGAAGTTGTGGGCGGTGAGTGCCATGGGGGCTCAGGCCCTGCGGGGATGGGAAGCACTGGAGGAGATCTGCGGCCGTGGTACCCGGGCACAAAGAGGTGCTGAGCTCCCCTCTCCTCAAAACTGCCTCGGGACGCCCTGGCCGTGGCGGAGCTGAGCACGCACACTCCGGCACCCCCAGTCTCTGAGCGCACCGGGCACGGCATGGGGCGGCAGCGGGTCCCGCCTCGGCTGGACCCGGGAGTTATTTCGACCAGCCTCTGCCCGCAATAGGAAATCAGACCACGAGCTGCAACTCCGCAGCCAGGCCGGGTACCGTGTGCCCGGCAGGCTGTAGTGTCAGGTTCCCTGAGCAGCGGCCCGAGCACCGTTGGATGGGCGAAAGAGGGTTGGCTGCCATGGCGGTGCTGGGGCTGCCGCGTCCGGTGTTGCCCGCAGCTTGGGCAGGCAGAAAGGTCGCGTAGGGCGCGGTGTCGGACCTGGCTCGGCGGGCAGCCTGATCCATTTACATAACGGCAGTGGACAAAGGCGGCTGTGTTATCACCGGGGGCCCGCCGCAATATTTCTGCCAGAGCCCGCCGCGCTCCTCCTCGCCCTTTCTCCTCGGGCCATAAAGCAGGCGCAGGTGGCTGCTGGGCTGATAACGCGGTCGCGTTGCCCTTGGAGCCGGGGATGAGGGTGGCTGCGGCATCAGtcccctgctctggcaccttGCCCTGCGTGATGGGGCGGCAGCAGGCACCCAGATCCCTGGCCAGCCTCTCTCCTGCCCGTGGGTGCCCCAGGTGCCGAGCCCGTGTCTCCCGCTGGCAGTGGGGGCCGTTACCTGGGGCAGTGTCCCAAGAGTATTCGTAGGGAAGGGAAATCCCCTTTGGCCGCGGCGTAGTGGACGGGCAGCGCTCCCGTGTTGGTGGCCGCCGTGGGGTCGCTGCCCCCGAAACGCAGGAGCCAGTCGATCACCTCGTGGTGACCGAAGCGGGCTGCTAGGTGTAGGATGGTGGCACCGGAGTTGTCTGTGTCCTGCGGGAGAAAGCGGGAAGGCCATCGGCACCGGGAACCTGCGCCCTCTGGCAAAGAGAGTGTGCCGGGCTGGGGAACTCCCAGCCGGGAGCTGGCACCGGGAAAGGGGCCTGGCCAGGGTGGAGGTCCCGTCTGCACGGAGCAGGCCGTCGGAGAGACCACGGGACAGGCGTGTGTGCTCTTCTGTGGGGCCTGCAGCGGCACAGGGCGAGTGTCGCACAAAGCCCCGTTTGTGCCGCCGTCCCGGCTGCCCTCAATGGTCACACGGCGGGCCGAACCTGCCGCCGGCCAGGAGGTAGCCGAAGTGTGCTGACCGCGTCCTTCCCGCTTAatccccctcccagcccctccgctgcctcctcttcctccgcCCGTCACATGGCGTTAGCTGTTGGCCGGCCCCGGGACAAGCGGCTTACCACCCCGGTCCCGCCGTTGTGTAACCCCGGGAGGGGCCCTACAGCCCTGGAAAGTTTGTGCCCCCATAGGGATGCCGAAGTCTCTGCCGCCGGTGCCACCCGCTTTTGTCCCGCCGGTGCTGTGTGTGGGACCCCGGTTCCCCCACCCACGAGGGTCCCACCGCCCTCCGCCGCCCCGCGCGCCCAGCTCGCACCTGCACGCCGCAGCCCCCCTGGGTGAGCAGCCACTGGAGACAGGCGAGGTTGCCGGTGGCGGCGGCGTCGTGGGCCGGTGTGGCCCCGTTGCGTGCCCGCGCATCCCCGCGGAGCGCGGCTTCCGCCGCCAGGTACCGGAGGCAGGCTAGGCGGCCAGCGCGGGCGGCGTGGTGCGCgggggaggctcccagggcgTCCCGCAGCCCCGGCCGCAGCAGCCCAGCCGCTCGCAGCCCTCGTAGAGCCTCCACATCTCCCTGCCGCGCCGCCTGCAGCGCCCGCTCCAGCGCCATcctggccccggccccggcctcGGCGCCGGCCAGGCCCCGCCGGCCCCGGCCGCCGCTTGGCACTGCGCGGCGCTCCCGCCCCGCTGCCCCCCGCCACCGCCGGCTCCTCCTCCCTCGGGGCCgcccctctgccagccccgCCCGACGGCGCAGTGCCGCCCGCTGTTCGCTATCTACTGCCCGTTGCCCTGCGCCCGCTATCCACTGCCCTGTGCCCGGTGCCACTGCTCGCTCCAACGCGTCACCTTCCTCTGTCCTTGCCAGGGCACCCGGGCTTTACGAGACCAAGGCTGGCCCGGTGGACCTGGCTACCGTCCCACCTGTCCCACGGGTGTCCAGTTGTCCCGCCCGCCAGGGCGAGACGCGTGCAAATGATGGG
This is a stretch of genomic DNA from Pogoniulus pusillus isolate bPogPus1 chromosome 36, bPogPus1.pri, whole genome shotgun sequence. It encodes these proteins:
- the LOC135190467 gene encoding espin-like isoform X1, which produces MALERALQAARQGDVEALRGLRAAGLLRPGLRDALGASPAHHAARAGRLACLRYLAAEAALRGDARARNGATPAHDAAATGNLACLQWLLTQGGCGVQDTDNSGATILHLAARFGHHEVIDWLLRFGGSDPTAATNTGALPVHYAAAKGDFPSLRILLGHCPSTLSAQTKTGATPLYLACQEGHLEIIQYLVQDCGADPHARAHDGMTPLHAAAQMGHNTVIVWLMSFTTVSLSERDAEGATAMHFAASRGHAKVLSWLLLHGGEITADSWGGTPLHDAAENGELECCQILVVNGADLSVRDQDGYTAADLADYNGHSHCAQYLRTVENMSVEHRVLSRDPSADGEYRQPDSGMSSPNTTASVPQARFEVGSPASTLSNYDSCHSSQSSTGEKRGGPGGGPAARVPEPALADMQAYMDMLDPETRPRGRGSAGEGSPPPPPPAFPPPPPPPPTARLPPPPPGYPAPTPSAAPYTADIYVRAKNNLRHVESQALRRELASRESSPEGLRRADSTRRSRNFGKQPSTGDYYKQLGHGVGEQPGPRRMAHSEEASPISTDTMRNGESKPGTELPPPPPPPPLPDAGCPPPPPPLAETPAGPRRSSSSTGRGKALRQMKRTVGERGRSGAPDEVAQGCPAALGLHYPQNCPSTPGHCGDRTVLRGTKSFNMMSPTGDNSELLAEIKAGKSLKPTPQSKGFTTVFSGSGQAGANAESPVSSPSPTRTPTPPATPEAAGPPRCLAGGSPEPVLNGSSPVSAAGAGAAAEVEALVPSHDEQGRPIPEWKRQVMVRKLQLRMQEEEEQRRKEKEEEARLASMPAWRRDILRKKLEEEREQKRKEQEKLKREEEEKEKEQSEKLRTLGYDETKLAPWQRQIILKKGDIAKH
- the LOC135190467 gene encoding espin-like isoform X2 encodes the protein MALERALQAARQGDVEALRGLRAAGLLRPGLRDALGASPAHHAARAGRLACLRYLAAEAALRGDARARNGATPAHDAAATGNLACLQWLLTQGGCGVQDTDNSGATILHLAARFGHHEVIDWLLRFGGSDPTAATNTGALPVHYAAAKGDFPSLRILLGHCPSTLSAQTKTGATPLYLACQEGHLEIIQYLVQDCGADPHARAHDGMTPLHAAAQMGHNTVIVWLMSFTTVSLSERDAEGATAMHFAASRGHAKVLSWLLLHGGEITADSWGGTPLHDAAENGELECCQILVVNGADLSVRDQDGYTAADLADYNGHSHCAQYLRTVENMSVEHRVLSRDPSADGEYRQPDSGMSSPNTTASVPQARFEVGSPASTLSNYDSCHSSQSSTGEKRGGPGGGPAARVPEPALADMQAYMDMLDPETRPRGRGSAGEGSPPPPPPAFPPPPPPPPTARLPPPPPGYPAPTPSAAPYTADIYVRAKNNLRHVESQALRRELASRESSPEGLRRADSTRRSRNFGKQPSTGDYYKQLGHGVGEQPGPRRMAHSEEASPISTDTMRNGESKPGTELPPPPPPPPLPDAGCPPPPPPLAETPAGPRRSSSSTGRGKALRQMKSTKSFNMMSPTGDNSELLAEIKAGKSLKPTPQSKGFTTVFSGSGQAGANAESPVSSPSPTRTPTPPATPEAAGPPRCLAGGSPEPVLNGSSPVSAAGAGAAAEVEALVPSHDEQGRPIPEWKRQVMVRKLQLRMQEEEEQRRKEKEEEARLASMPAWRRDILRKKLEEEREQKRKEQEKLKREEEEKEKEQSEKLRTLGYDETKLAPWQRQIILKKGDIAKH
- the LOC135190467 gene encoding espin-like isoform X3 translates to MALERALQAARQGDVEALRGLRAAGLLRPGLRDALGASPAHHAARAGRLACLRYLAAEAALRGDARARNGATPAHDAAATGNLACLQWLLTQGGCGVQDTDNSGATILHLAARFGHHEVIDWLLRFGGSDPTAATNTGALPVHYAAAKGDFPSLRILLGHCPSTLSAQTKTGATPLYLACQEGHLEIIQYLVQDCGADPHARAHDGMTPLHAAAQMGHNTVIVWLMSFTTVSLSERDAEGATAMHFAASRGHAKVLSWLLLHGGEITADSWGGTPLHDAAENGELECCQILVVNGADLSVRDQDGYTAADLADYNGHSHCAQYLRTVENMSVEHRVLSRDPSADGEYRQPDSGMSSPNTTASVPQARFELASRESSPEGLRRADSTRRSRNFGKQPSTGDYYKQLGHGVGEQPGPRRMAHSEEASPISTDTMRNGESKPGTELPPPPPPPPLPDAGCPPPPPPLAETPAGPRRSSSSTGRGKALRQMKRTVGERGRSGAPDEVAQGCPAALGLHYPQNCPSTPGHCGDRTVLRGTKSFNMMSPTGDNSELLAEIKAGKSLKPTPQSKGFTTVFSGSGQAGANAESPVSSPSPTRTPTPPATPEAAGPPRCLAGGSPEPVLNGSSPVSAAGAGAAAEVEALVPSHDEQGRPIPEWKRQVMVRKLQLRMQEEEEQRRKEKEEEARLASMPAWRRDILRKKLEEEREQKRKEQEKLKREEEEKEKEQSEKLRTLGYDETKLAPWQRQIILKKGDIAKH
- the LOC135190638 gene encoding espin-like protein, coding for MACVASSPVRGLEKGPPHLHAGVLCMAAAAQSACGAASRAPLPSFPPQPGSYSLPLCQRRPPARKGTPGPTGQPMWEEDVRYLERQLGSLRVMQEAQPGWLEEELPPLPVLSADPLPQCFALARKEPPARGSQPCTLPRSPATLPATLGVQEGREAVGTVGSPRTHHDARREILGCGVSVRNLKANYEGPGGSPTPLSRVTKRKRAQTPGNARQPVLEEEYGDGAPQRSRLAQPESSNLQERAEAHKERAVCLFLDYWKKRAQALVPEVERSRQLGRQRPAARQLLARWRSIARRVPGRQIRRLSRATVLYWPQHFLPHVGGSPMPHDSLPLDLFMLGYFQLLEMPLSTEERRFRHLLCYEMFDRLGRHSWHRVRRFHRAALERVEAGHCHWLDGFEDLVQEFFGDSPTAVADSSQESFPTAAESEGAAVPVPVPVLELGEFSEEDVCRFIDRSFSFWKEKEVEMSDT